A genome region from Engraulis encrasicolus isolate BLACKSEA-1 chromosome 6, IST_EnEncr_1.0, whole genome shotgun sequence includes the following:
- the mef2b gene encoding myocyte-specific enhancer factor 2B, with protein MGRKKIQISRIMDQRNRQVTFTKRKFGLMKKAYELSVLCDCEIALIIFNSTNRLFQYASTDMDKVLLKYTEYSEPHESRTNTDILEMLRRKGLGMEGAELEHEESMQVGGDKYQLSEGMDLSMARQRYYGPTLLPAEAQVLMNSGCENGYPNLSNSGLGPHRAGGPAFKSLGPRSGAASPAAPPTHHQGFVTPHSGIGYSMFSHSNMSSRGLDVKASPPLNLGSDAGRRMDTHTPPGSRNNLTNRVVYHSMQPGNPMMPMGKAGLLGHGLAGYGPPEYSRQGFPHSASIQRSSMGPWQPMQHEAHMAHLSQGMSVGGGYSQTSAPPSPSSLNLSIKSERASPDYISSPTTPTPTPHHMTPHSPMGGHQPLSEPHTSSSTSTSSTTALGRDRDGSSSLGREGVYSSSPHCLARSLSEEKGGEPPLRQIESNGGWQR; from the exons ATGGGGAGAAAGAAAATACAGATATCTCGCATCATGGACCAGCGGAACCGACAG GTGACGTTCACCAAGCGCAAGTTTGGTCTGATGAAGAAGGCGTACGAGCTGAGCGTCCTGTGCGACTGTGAGATCGCCCTGATCATCTTCAACAGCACCAACCGCCTCTTCCAGTACGCGAGCACCGACATGGACAAGGTGCTGCTGAAATACACGGAGTACAGCGAGCCGCACGAGAGCCGAACCAACACAGACATCCTGGAG ATGCTGCGGAGGAAGGGCCTGGGGATGGAGGGGGCGGAGCTGGAGCACGAGGAGAGCATGCAGGTGGGCGGGGACAAGTACCAGCTGAGCGAGGGCATGGACCTCTCGATGGCACGCCAACGCTACTAC GGCCCTACTCTCCTCCCAGCGGAGGCGCAGGTGTTGATGAACTCCGGCTGTGAGAACGGCTACCCCAACCTCTCCAACTCAGGCCTGGGGCCCCACCGTGCGGGGGGTCCTGCCTTCAAGTCCCTGGGGCCCCGATCGGGGGCCGCCAGTCCTGCAGCACCACCAACTCACCACCAGGGATTTGTGACCCCACACTCAG GCATTGGCTACTCCATGTTCTCCCACAGCAACATGAGCAGCAGAGGGCTGGACGTGAAGGCCTCGCCCCCACTGAACCTGGGCAGCGACGCAGGacgacgcatggacacacacacaccacctggctCCCGCAACAACCTGACTAac AGAGTGGTCTACCACAGCATGCAGCCTGGCAATCCCATGATGCCGATGGGCAAGGCGGGGCTGCTGGGACATGGCCTGGCGGGATACGGACCCCCTG AGTACTCCCGCCAAGGGTTCCCTCACTCTGCCAGCATACAACGCAGCTCCATGGGCCCATGGCAACCCATGCAGCATGAGGCTCACATGGCACACCTCAGCCAAGG catgtCAGTTGGGGGGGGCTACTCCCAGACTTccgcgcccccctccccctcctccctcaacCTCAGCATCAAGTCAGAGCGCGCCTCCCCAGACTACATCagctcccccaccacccccacccctacgcCACACCACATGACTCCCCATTCGCCAATGGGCGGCCACCAGCCTCTGAGCGAgcctcacacctcctcctccacctccacctcctccaccacagcCCTCGGGAGGGACAGGGACGGCTCCTCATCCCTGGGGAGGGAGGGTGTCTACTCCTCATCGCCGCACTGCTTGGCGCGGAGCCTGTCGGAGGAGAAAGGTGGTGAGCCTCCTCTCAGGCAGATCGAGAGCAATGGCGGCTGGCAGAGATAG